In a single window of the Acyrthosiphon pisum isolate AL4f chromosome X, pea_aphid_22Mar2018_4r6ur, whole genome shotgun sequence genome:
- the LOC100569893 gene encoding annexin B9 — translation MSRGRRAASNAVITSFAHHVNPVTRHRPVSPSTAAAVPPVHLRVNDIVAADTLPIDKLQFGRDDSTFNMILCSCSFCQLQQVFLEYHRLNGRDFEDVINSEFIVNIRAVVKSVRDKITYLANRLMFASTPCFGSDDRPLICIIATRYEIKNAYMSMYRSSLKADIGDNTYCEYKRCLKALVLG, via the exons atgtcCCGCGGACGACGCGCCGCTTCCAATGCCGTGATTACGTCATTTGCGCATCACGTAAATCCGGTCACTCGTCATCGTCCGGTGTCTCCGTCAACAGCCGCCGCCGTCCCCCCCGTTCACCTGCGTGTCAACGACATCGTCGCCGCCGATACACTGCCGATCG ATAAACTACAATTTGGAAGAGACGACTCTACATTCAACATGATCTTGTGTAGCTGTAGTTTCTGTCAATTACAACAAGTATTTTTAGAATATCATCGTCTGAATGGAAGAGATTTTGAAGATGTTATCAACAGTGAATTTATTGTGAATATTAGAGCAGTCG tgAAATCAGTAAGAGACAAAATTACATACTTGGCCAATCGTTTGATGTTTGCAAGCACACCTTGTTTTGGCTCAGATGACAGACCGTTGATTTGTATAATTGCAACTcgttatgaaattaaaaatgcttacaTGTCGATGTATAGGAGTTCTTTGAAGGCTGATATTGGG GACAATACATACTGTGAATACAAAAGATGTCTCAAGGCACTAGTTTTAGGctga